From Streptomyces sp. NBC_00683, one genomic window encodes:
- a CDS encoding gamma carbonic anhydrase family protein, with product MTEQALVTGIGGKEPDIDPDAFVAPTSVVIGEVSLAPGSSVWYQAVLRADCGPISLGPDSNIQDNCSVHTDPGFPLTVGARVSVGHNAVLHGCVIEDDVLIGMGATVLNGAHIGAGSLIAAQALVPQGMQVPPGSLVAGVPAKVKRELTAEELANIRFNAVGYVELAKAHRKAHQA from the coding sequence ATGACAGAACAGGCGTTGGTCACCGGCATCGGCGGCAAGGAGCCGGACATCGACCCGGACGCCTTCGTGGCACCGACCTCCGTCGTCATCGGCGAGGTCTCGTTGGCCCCGGGCTCCAGCGTCTGGTACCAGGCCGTGCTGCGCGCCGACTGCGGCCCGATCTCCCTCGGCCCCGACAGCAACATCCAGGACAACTGCAGCGTCCACACCGATCCCGGCTTCCCGCTCACGGTCGGCGCCCGGGTCTCCGTCGGCCACAACGCGGTCCTGCACGGCTGTGTCATCGAGGACGACGTCCTCATCGGCATGGGCGCCACGGTGCTCAACGGGGCGCACATCGGCGCCGGCTCGCTGATCGCCGCGCAGGCCCTCGTACCGCAGGGGATGCAGGTGCCGCCGGGTTCGCTCGTCGCCGGTGTGCCCGCCAAGGTCAAGCGGGAACTGACCGCCGAGGAGCTCGCGAACATCCGCTTCAACGCCGTCGGCTACGTGGAACTGGCGAAGGCGCACCGTAAGGCCCACCAGGCCTGA
- a CDS encoding GNAT family N-acetyltransferase, protein MGLAVEISAATVADTKTISVLLGEIEGYYGGDSTPANEAQIRSALFRERPHATVLLARDGDDVLGLASYMFLWPAAGASSSLYLKELYVRESARRRGVARAFMAALNEAAAAAGCSRVEWTADTDNPPALALYEALGVKQHQGKVFYRVAL, encoded by the coding sequence ATGGGACTAGCGGTGGAGATCAGCGCGGCAACGGTGGCGGACACTAAGACGATCTCGGTTCTTCTCGGGGAGATCGAGGGCTACTACGGCGGCGACAGCACGCCGGCCAATGAAGCACAGATCAGGTCCGCCCTGTTCCGGGAGCGCCCGCACGCCACCGTGCTCCTTGCCCGGGACGGCGACGACGTCCTCGGCTTGGCCTCCTACATGTTCCTTTGGCCGGCGGCCGGGGCGAGCAGCAGCCTGTACCTGAAGGAGCTGTACGTCCGCGAGTCCGCTCGGCGCCGCGGTGTGGCCCGCGCGTTCATGGCCGCGCTGAACGAGGCTGCGGCGGCTGCAGGATGCTCGCGTGTCGAGTGGACCGCCGACACCGACAACCCTCCTGCTCTCGCCCTGTACGAGGCCCTCGGCGTCAAGCAGCACCAGGGGAAAGTGTTCTACCGGGTCGCCCTCTGA
- a CDS encoding DUF4442 domain-containing protein — MTVGEMLSATVPMVRTLNLQYLETSPERAVLSLPDQAEYHNHLGGPHAGAMFTLAESASGAIVVAAFGDQMARAVPLPVTSEMSFKKVAMGAVTATATLGRPVADVIAELDEGKRPEFPITVEIRRADGAVTGEMTVVWTLRPNR; from the coding sequence ATGACAGTCGGCGAGATGCTGTCCGCGACCGTTCCGATGGTCAGGACCCTCAACCTGCAGTACCTCGAAACGAGCCCGGAGCGGGCTGTCCTCTCGCTGCCGGACCAGGCCGAGTACCACAACCACCTCGGCGGACCGCACGCCGGAGCGATGTTCACCCTGGCCGAGTCCGCGAGCGGCGCGATCGTCGTGGCCGCTTTCGGCGACCAGATGGCACGGGCCGTGCCGCTCCCCGTCACCTCGGAGATGTCCTTCAAGAAGGTGGCCATGGGAGCCGTCACGGCGACCGCGACGCTCGGGCGCCCGGTGGCGGACGTCATCGCCGAACTCGACGAGGGCAAGCGGCCGGAATTCCCCATCACCGTTGAGATACGTCGAGCCGACGGCGCCGTGACGGGCGAGATGACCGTGGTCTGGACCCTGCGTCCGAACCGCTGA
- a CDS encoding MFS transporter, translating to MTSAAASPPPSLRSLRTGRNFGLLTAAAIITSLGTHGALIAAAFAVLESGGDGGDVGLVAAARTAPLVLFLLIGGAIADRLPRHRVMVAANALNCVSQALFAWLVLTGEAQLWHMMLLTALCGTGQAFFSPAAEGMLMSSVSGEQASRAFALFRMSMHGAAIGGAALGGAMIAAMDPGWVLAADAAAFAVAGALRAFLDVSHIPKRAPGSGLLADLRDGWREVASRPWLWAIVLQFSVVVAVVGAAEAVYGPLVARDELGGARPWGFALAAFGVGTLGGALLMMRWKPRRLLLAGTLCVFPLALPSAGLAVPLPVAGLCGVMFVTGVAIEVFGVSWMTALHQEIPEEKLSRVSAYDWFGSVAMVPVATAAAGPVETLVGRSAALWGCAALIVVVTAGVLLVPDVRNLTRRGTVKAAGSATHVPPAQERRVSADAEGSVGGLG from the coding sequence GTGACTTCCGCCGCCGCATCTCCGCCCCCCTCGCTCCGCTCCCTGCGGACCGGCCGCAACTTCGGTCTGCTGACAGCCGCCGCGATCATCACGAGCCTGGGTACCCACGGCGCGCTGATCGCGGCGGCGTTCGCGGTTCTGGAGTCCGGCGGCGACGGCGGCGACGTGGGCCTGGTCGCCGCCGCGCGTACCGCGCCGCTGGTGCTCTTCCTGCTGATCGGCGGCGCGATCGCCGACCGGCTCCCGCGCCACCGGGTGATGGTCGCGGCGAACGCGCTCAACTGCGTCTCCCAGGCGTTGTTCGCCTGGCTGGTCCTGACCGGCGAGGCCCAGCTGTGGCACATGATGCTCCTGACCGCGCTGTGCGGTACCGGGCAGGCGTTCTTCAGTCCCGCCGCCGAAGGCATGCTGATGTCCAGCGTCAGCGGCGAACAGGCGAGCCGCGCCTTCGCCCTCTTCCGGATGTCCATGCACGGTGCGGCCATCGGCGGCGCGGCGCTCGGCGGCGCCATGATCGCCGCCATGGATCCCGGCTGGGTGCTGGCGGCCGACGCGGCGGCGTTCGCGGTCGCAGGTGCGCTGCGGGCCTTCCTCGACGTGAGCCACATTCCGAAGCGCGCTCCGGGCAGCGGGCTGCTCGCCGATCTGCGCGACGGCTGGCGGGAGGTCGCGAGCCGCCCCTGGCTCTGGGCCATCGTGCTGCAGTTCTCCGTGGTCGTGGCCGTGGTCGGCGCCGCCGAGGCGGTGTACGGACCCCTGGTGGCCCGGGACGAGCTCGGTGGGGCGCGCCCATGGGGGTTCGCGCTCGCCGCGTTCGGTGTCGGCACGCTGGGCGGGGCGCTGCTGATGATGCGCTGGAAGCCCAGACGGCTGCTGCTCGCCGGGACGCTCTGTGTGTTCCCGCTGGCGCTCCCCTCGGCAGGCCTCGCCGTGCCGCTGCCGGTGGCCGGTCTCTGCGGGGTGATGTTCGTGACCGGGGTCGCCATCGAGGTGTTCGGCGTCTCCTGGATGACGGCGCTCCATCAGGAGATCCCGGAGGAGAAGCTGTCCCGGGTCTCGGCGTACGACTGGTTCGGCTCTGTCGCGATGGTGCCGGTGGCCACGGCGGCGGCCGGTCCGGTGGAGACGCTGGTGGGCCGCAGCGCGGCCCTGTGGGGCTGCGCCGCGCTGATCGTGGTGGTGACGGCGGGGGTGCTGCTCGTCCCGGACGTACGGAACCTGACCCGGCGCGGCACGGTGAAGGCTGCAGGCAGCGCGACGCACGTGCCGCCCGCGCAGGAGCGCCGGGTGTCAGCCGATGCTGAAGGCTCCGTCGGGGGGCTCGGGTGA
- the tuf gene encoding elongation factor Tu, which yields MPKTAYVRTKPHLNIGTMGHVDHGKTTLTAAITKVLSDRGTGTFVPFDRIDRAPEEAQRGITINISHVEYETDTRHYAHVDMPGHADYIKNMVTGAAQLDGAILVVSALDGIMPQTAEHVLLARQVGVDHIVVALNKADAGDPELTDLVELEVRELLSAHGYGGDTVPVVRVSGLKALEGDPRWTASIEGLLDAIDTYVPMPVRYIDAPFLLSVENVLTITGRGTVVTGAVERGTVRVGDRVSVLGADIETVVTGLETFGKPMESAEAGDNVALLLRGVERDRVRRGHVVAAPGSVSPSRRFTAQVYVLSAREGGRTTAVTTGYRPQFYIRTADVVGDVDLGETAVARPGDTVTMTIELGRDIPLESGLGFAIREGGRTVGAGTVTGLL from the coding sequence ATGCCCAAGACGGCATACGTGCGCACCAAGCCGCACCTGAACATCGGCACCATGGGCCACGTCGACCACGGCAAGACCACCCTGACCGCCGCCATCACCAAGGTGCTGAGCGACCGCGGGACCGGCACCTTCGTGCCGTTCGACCGGATCGACCGGGCGCCCGAGGAGGCGCAGCGCGGCATCACCATCAACATCTCGCACGTCGAGTACGAGACCGACACCCGGCACTACGCGCACGTCGACATGCCCGGCCACGCCGACTACATCAAGAACATGGTCACCGGAGCGGCGCAGCTCGACGGGGCGATCCTCGTCGTCTCCGCGCTCGACGGGATCATGCCGCAGACCGCGGAGCACGTCCTGCTGGCCCGTCAGGTCGGCGTCGACCACATCGTCGTCGCCCTCAACAAGGCCGACGCGGGTGACCCCGAGCTGACCGACCTGGTCGAGCTGGAGGTCCGTGAGCTGCTCTCCGCGCACGGCTACGGCGGCGACACGGTGCCCGTCGTGCGGGTGTCGGGCCTCAAGGCCCTGGAGGGGGACCCGCGGTGGACGGCGTCCATCGAGGGGCTGCTCGACGCGATCGACACGTACGTGCCGATGCCGGTGCGCTACATCGACGCGCCGTTCCTGCTGTCCGTGGAGAACGTGCTCACCATCACGGGCCGCGGCACCGTCGTCACCGGCGCCGTGGAGCGCGGCACGGTGCGCGTGGGGGACCGGGTGTCGGTGCTCGGTGCGGACATCGAGACGGTCGTGACCGGCCTGGAGACCTTCGGCAAGCCGATGGAGTCCGCGGAGGCCGGAGACAACGTCGCGTTGCTGCTGCGCGGAGTGGAGCGCGACCGCGTCCGGCGCGGCCATGTGGTCGCGGCCCCCGGGAGCGTCAGTCCGAGCCGGCGCTTCACCGCGCAGGTGTACGTCCTGTCGGCCCGGGAAGGAGGCCGCACCACCGCGGTCACCACCGGCTACCGGCCGCAGTTCTACATCCGTACGGCGGACGTGGTCGGCGACGTCGACCTCGGCGAAACGGCCGTGGCACGGCCCGGCGACACGGTCACCATGACCATCGAGCTCGGCCGTGACATCCCGCTGGAGTCCGGTCTCGGCTTCGCGATCCGCGAGGGCGGCAGGACCGTCGGCGCCGGTACGGTCACCGGCCTGCTCTGA
- a CDS encoding spermidine synthase, with amino-acid sequence MNEPIPVIRAADFGTARLLPDVDRDRAWLLTVDGAPQSYVDLDDPQYLEFEYVQRLAHVVDLAGEPGAPLDTVHLGGGALTLPRYVAATRPGSRQDVAEADRGLIELVREHLPLPEAAGITVHGTDARGWLEQAPENSADLLIADVFGGARVPAHLTSVEYARAAGRVLRSGGIYAANLADSAPFGFLRPQLANFAEVFDELALIAEPAVLRGRRFGNVVLVASRSPLSIAPLTRLCAADAFPARVAYGTALTRLAGGAEPVRDADAVASPEPPDGAFSIG; translated from the coding sequence GTGAACGAGCCGATACCCGTCATCCGCGCCGCCGACTTCGGCACCGCCCGGCTGCTGCCCGATGTGGACCGGGACCGGGCGTGGCTGCTCACGGTCGACGGCGCCCCGCAGTCGTACGTCGACCTCGACGATCCGCAGTACCTCGAATTCGAGTACGTGCAGCGGCTCGCCCATGTCGTGGACCTCGCGGGCGAGCCCGGCGCGCCGCTGGACACCGTGCACCTCGGCGGCGGCGCGCTCACGCTGCCCCGCTACGTCGCGGCGACCCGCCCCGGCTCCCGGCAGGACGTGGCCGAGGCCGACCGGGGACTGATCGAGCTGGTCCGTGAGCATCTGCCGCTGCCCGAAGCGGCCGGGATCACCGTGCACGGCACCGACGCCCGGGGCTGGCTGGAACAGGCACCGGAGAATTCCGCGGACCTGCTGATCGCCGACGTCTTCGGCGGCGCACGGGTACCGGCGCACCTCACGTCCGTCGAGTACGCACGGGCTGCCGGGCGGGTCCTGCGGTCGGGAGGGATCTACGCGGCCAACCTGGCGGACAGCGCGCCCTTCGGCTTCCTGCGCCCGCAGCTCGCCAACTTCGCCGAGGTCTTCGACGAGCTCGCGCTGATCGCGGAGCCGGCCGTACTGCGCGGCCGGCGCTTCGGCAACGTCGTGCTCGTCGCCTCGCGGAGCCCTCTCTCCATCGCACCGCTGACGAGGCTGTGCGCCGCGGACGCGTTCCCCGCCCGGGTCGCGTACGGGACGGCGCTCACCCGGCTCGCAGGCGGCGCCGAGCCCGTACGGGACGCCGACGCGGTCGCCTCACCCGAGCCCCCCGACGGAGCCTTCAGCATCGGCTGA
- a CDS encoding undecaprenyl-diphosphate phosphatase, translated as MSWFESFVLGLVQGLTEFLPISSSAHLRLTAAFAGWHDPGAAFTAITQIGTEAAVLIYFRKDIARIVSAWFRSLTNSSMRGDHDAQMGWLVIIGSIPIGVLGVTFKDQIEGPFRDLRLIATTLIVMGIVLGIADRLAARDETGGKHRAIKERKSLKELGVRDGLIFGFCQAMALIPGVSRSGATISGGLLMGYTREAAARYSFLLAIPAVLASGAFELKDAGEGHVSWGPTIFATIIAFAVGYAVIAWFMKFITTKSFMPFVIYRVLLGILLFILIGAGVLSPHAGESAG; from the coding sequence ATGAGCTGGTTCGAATCATTCGTCCTGGGCCTCGTTCAGGGACTGACCGAGTTCCTGCCGATCTCCTCCAGCGCACACCTGCGGCTGACCGCCGCGTTCGCCGGCTGGCACGACCCGGGTGCGGCGTTCACCGCCATCACGCAGATCGGTACCGAGGCTGCGGTCCTCATCTACTTCCGCAAGGACATCGCCCGGATCGTCTCGGCCTGGTTCCGGTCACTGACCAACTCCTCGATGCGCGGCGACCACGACGCCCAGATGGGCTGGCTGGTGATCATCGGTTCGATTCCCATCGGCGTGCTCGGCGTGACCTTCAAGGACCAGATCGAGGGTCCCTTCCGTGACCTCCGCCTGATCGCGACGACGCTGATCGTCATGGGCATCGTCCTCGGCATCGCGGACCGCCTCGCGGCCCGTGACGAGACCGGCGGCAAGCACCGGGCGATCAAGGAACGCAAGTCGCTGAAGGAACTGGGCGTCAGGGACGGCCTGATCTTCGGCTTCTGCCAGGCGATGGCCCTGATCCCGGGCGTCTCCCGCTCGGGCGCCACGATCAGCGGTGGGCTGCTCATGGGCTACACCCGTGAGGCGGCGGCCCGCTACTCCTTCCTTCTCGCCATTCCTGCGGTGCTGGCCTCGGGCGCGTTCGAGCTGAAGGACGCGGGCGAGGGGCACGTCTCCTGGGGGCCGACGATCTTCGCGACGATCATCGCGTTCGCGGTCGGCTATGCGGTCATCGCATGGTTCATGAAGTTCATCACGACCAAGAGCTTCATGCCGTTCGTCATCTACCGCGTGCTGCTGGGCATCCTTCTGTTCATCCTGATCGGCGCGGGTGTCCTGAGTCCTCACGCCGGTGAGTCCGCGGGCTGA
- a CDS encoding DedA family protein, with product MHVQEWLETVPAVSIYLLVGVVIGLESLGIPLPGEIILVSSALLASQHGDIDPVVLGACASAGAIIGDSIGYAIGRRGGRPLLAWLGGRFPKHFGEPQIALAERSFEKWGVWAVFFGRFVALLRIFAGPLAGVLRMPYWKFLIANVFGGIVWAGGTTAVIYSVGVVAEAWLKRFSWLGLVVAVLIGLTSMLVLKNRAKKASQQSADSSPAAAEPDAVPAVD from the coding sequence TTGCACGTCCAGGAGTGGCTCGAGACCGTACCCGCGGTCAGCATTTACCTCCTGGTGGGGGTCGTCATCGGGCTCGAGAGCCTGGGTATTCCGCTGCCGGGCGAGATCATCCTCGTCAGTTCGGCGCTCCTCGCCTCCCAGCACGGCGACATCGACCCCGTGGTGCTCGGCGCCTGCGCGTCCGCCGGAGCGATCATCGGTGACTCGATCGGCTATGCCATCGGCCGAAGGGGAGGCCGCCCTCTGCTCGCATGGCTCGGCGGCAGGTTCCCCAAGCACTTCGGTGAGCCCCAGATCGCACTGGCGGAGCGGTCGTTCGAGAAGTGGGGCGTGTGGGCGGTCTTCTTCGGCCGCTTCGTCGCACTGCTGCGGATCTTCGCGGGACCGCTCGCCGGCGTTCTGCGCATGCCGTACTGGAAATTCCTGATCGCCAACGTGTTCGGCGGCATCGTCTGGGCCGGTGGCACCACGGCCGTCATCTACTCGGTGGGTGTCGTCGCCGAGGCGTGGCTCAAGCGCTTCTCGTGGCTCGGCCTGGTGGTTGCCGTACTGATCGGCCTGACCTCGATGCTGGTGCTGAAGAACCGGGCGAAGAAGGCCTCGCAGCAGTCGGCGGACAGCTCCCCCGCGGCAGCCGAGCCGGACGCGGTACCTGCCGTCGACTGA
- a CDS encoding TVP38/TMEM64 family protein has product MFDPVPAARPAGGLAVRCTRVLLSPWSRFSLLVAVLLAAATSMLLFEPQRLLASGWPPQLTGSAAAMLFGVAYGVCTVAFVPRPLLNLAAGALFGAQTGLAAALAGTVLGAGVSFMLGRVLGQDALRTLLRGRWMKAADGLLSRHGFRSMLALRLFPGVPFAAANYCAATSRMGYPPFLLATGLGSIPNTAAYVIAGSEAASPTSPAFLAAMGFIVLSGAGAALLAWRKRHRLGGS; this is encoded by the coding sequence ATGTTCGACCCCGTCCCCGCCGCCCGGCCCGCCGGCGGTCTCGCAGTGCGTTGTACGAGGGTGCTGCTCTCACCCTGGTCCCGGTTCTCCCTGCTCGTGGCGGTGCTGCTGGCTGCCGCCACCTCGATGCTGCTCTTCGAACCACAGCGGCTGCTCGCCTCCGGCTGGCCACCCCAGCTGACCGGTTCGGCCGCGGCCATGCTGTTCGGCGTCGCGTACGGCGTGTGCACCGTGGCGTTCGTGCCGCGTCCTCTTCTCAACCTCGCCGCCGGTGCGCTCTTCGGTGCGCAGACCGGCCTGGCGGCGGCTCTGGCGGGTACCGTGCTCGGCGCGGGTGTCTCCTTCATGCTCGGTCGGGTACTGGGGCAGGACGCCCTCCGGACGCTCCTGCGCGGACGGTGGATGAAGGCCGCGGACGGACTGCTGAGCCGGCACGGCTTCCGCTCCATGCTGGCGCTGCGGCTCTTCCCCGGAGTGCCGTTCGCCGCCGCCAACTACTGTGCGGCGACCTCCCGGATGGGGTACCCGCCGTTCCTGCTGGCCACCGGGCTCGGTTCGATCCCCAATACCGCGGCGTACGTCATCGCGGGCAGCGAGGCCGCCTCGCCGACCTCACCCGCCTTCCTGGCGGCTATGGGGTTCATCGTGCTGTCGGGGGCGGGTGCGGCCCTGCTCGCCTGGCGCAAGCGTCACCGGCTGGGCGGTTCCTGA
- a CDS encoding YbaK/EbsC family protein, with translation MRAPLGNFEDASPAADRLGLLPPPVAEAVAKGWGDIPADRIVHVDTDPAIADTAVFVEHHGPELLDRSANCVVVAGKRGGEVTLAACLVLSRTRVDVNGAVRKHLGARKASFAPMDVAVGESGMEYGGITPIGLPATWPLLLDPAVVDEEWVLIGSGRRRGKLIVPGKALAALPGAVLVEGLGI, from the coding sequence ATGCGCGCACCACTGGGTAACTTCGAGGATGCTTCTCCCGCCGCCGACCGTCTCGGCCTGCTCCCCCCGCCCGTCGCCGAGGCGGTGGCCAAGGGCTGGGGCGACATCCCCGCCGACCGGATCGTCCACGTCGACACGGATCCGGCGATCGCCGACACCGCCGTCTTCGTCGAGCACCACGGCCCCGAGCTGCTCGACCGGTCGGCCAACTGCGTCGTCGTCGCCGGCAAGCGGGGCGGCGAGGTCACCCTGGCCGCATGTCTGGTCCTCTCGCGCACGCGCGTCGATGTGAACGGTGCGGTGCGCAAGCACCTCGGCGCACGCAAGGCGTCCTTCGCACCGATGGATGTGGCGGTCGGGGAGTCCGGCATGGAGTACGGCGGGATCACCCCGATCGGCCTGCCCGCCACCTGGCCGCTGCTGCTCGACCCCGCAGTGGTCGACGAGGAGTGGGTGCTGATCGGCAGCGGCCGGCGCCGCGGCAAGCTGATCGTCCCGGGCAAGGCGCTGGCGGCACTGCCGGGTGCGGTGCTGGTCGAGGGCCTGGGGATCTGA
- a CDS encoding DNA alkylation repair protein yields MRPAAHAAPTVPDSELADTVLERLTAAYPRAADPERAVSAAAYMKNIAPFLGIATPRRRALSRTVLAGTGRPDEADCTAIALRCWELPEREYQYFAVDHLRRHVARCSSGFLPVLRHLVSTRAWWDTVDLLAAHVAGPLVTADPVLAKAMDRWIEDDDIWIARTALLHQLRYKDLTDTGRLFGYCLVRADHPDFFIRKAIGWCLREYAKTDPDAVRDFVEGARDRLSPLSVREALKNM; encoded by the coding sequence ATGAGGCCCGCAGCGCACGCCGCGCCCACCGTGCCGGACAGCGAGCTCGCCGACACCGTGCTCGAGCGGCTCACGGCTGCCTACCCCCGGGCCGCCGACCCGGAACGAGCGGTGTCGGCAGCCGCGTACATGAAGAACATCGCCCCGTTCCTCGGCATCGCCACCCCGCGGCGGCGGGCGCTCTCACGGACCGTGCTGGCTGGTACGGGGCGGCCGGACGAGGCGGACTGCACGGCGATCGCCCTGCGCTGCTGGGAGTTGCCGGAGCGCGAGTACCAGTACTTCGCCGTCGACCACCTGCGCCGTCATGTGGCGCGCTGCTCCTCCGGGTTCCTCCCGGTCCTGCGCCATCTCGTGTCCACCAGGGCCTGGTGGGACACCGTCGACCTGCTCGCCGCCCATGTCGCCGGTCCGCTCGTGACCGCCGATCCGGTGCTCGCCAAGGCGATGGACCGGTGGATCGAGGACGACGACATCTGGATCGCCCGCACCGCCCTGCTGCACCAACTGCGGTACAAGGACCTGACCGACACGGGGCGGCTGTTCGGCTACTGCCTGGTGCGGGCCGACCACCCGGACTTCTTCATCCGCAAGGCGATCGGCTGGTGCCTGCGCGAGTACGCGAAGACCGACCCGGATGCCGTGCGCGACTTCGTCGAGGGGGCCCGCGACAGGCTGTCACCGCTGTCCGTCCGCGAGGCGCTCAAGAACATGTGA
- a CDS encoding EamA family transporter, whose translation MTALFALATSLLWGLADFGGGLLTRRTPALTVVVVSQCIAAVVLGVVVTATGAWSELDGRLWFAVAAGAVGPVAMLSFYKALALGPMGVVSPLGALGVAVPVGVGLVVGQQPGLLQFAGVAVAVVGVVLAGGPQLRGAPVQRQAVVLTLLAAFGFGAVMALIAEASTTVTGLFLALFVQRVTNITVGGTALYVSVRRGGRALPEEGGRAVVLAALPALAFVGLADVAANGTYSIAAQHGPVTVAAVLASLYPVVTALGARVVLGERLRAVQAAGAGLALLGTVLLATG comes from the coding sequence ATGACAGCACTGTTCGCCCTGGCCACGAGCCTCCTGTGGGGGCTGGCCGACTTCGGTGGCGGGCTGCTGACCCGGCGGACGCCCGCACTCACCGTGGTCGTGGTCTCGCAGTGCATCGCCGCTGTGGTGCTCGGCGTCGTCGTGACGGCGACGGGCGCGTGGAGCGAGCTGGACGGACGGCTCTGGTTCGCGGTCGCGGCCGGCGCCGTCGGACCCGTGGCGATGCTGAGCTTCTACAAGGCTCTGGCCCTCGGCCCGATGGGGGTGGTCTCCCCGCTCGGCGCGCTGGGTGTCGCCGTTCCGGTCGGGGTCGGCCTGGTCGTCGGCCAACAGCCGGGACTGCTGCAGTTCGCCGGTGTCGCCGTGGCCGTCGTCGGCGTGGTCCTGGCAGGCGGCCCGCAGCTGCGCGGGGCCCCGGTGCAGCGCCAGGCCGTTGTGCTCACCCTGCTGGCGGCCTTCGGTTTCGGAGCGGTGATGGCCCTGATCGCCGAGGCGTCCACCACGGTCACCGGACTGTTCCTGGCGCTCTTCGTCCAGCGCGTCACCAACATCACTGTCGGCGGCACGGCCCTGTACGTATCGGTGCGCCGCGGGGGCCGTGCCCTGCCCGAGGAGGGCGGCCGGGCCGTCGTCCTCGCCGCGCTGCCCGCGCTGGCGTTCGTCGGCCTCGCCGATGTCGCGGCGAACGGCACCTACTCGATCGCGGCCCAGCACGGCCCGGTCACCGTGGCCGCGGTCCTGGCCTCGCTGTATCCGGTGGTGACGGCGCTGGGCGCACGCGTCGTGCTGGGTGAACGGCTGCGCGCGGTCCAGGCCGCGGGTGCGGGCCTCGCCCTGCTCGGCACCGTCCTGCTGGCCACGGGATAG
- a CDS encoding helix-turn-helix domain-containing protein — MSDLDQLTQSLARNLKRWRSERGFTLDALAARAGVSRGMIIQIEQARTNPSVGTTVKLADALGVSITTLLDYEQGSQVRLVPESQAVRMWSTEAGSSTTLLVGTEARGPIELWSWHLMPGEGSASDPHPEGTVELLHVSAGELTLIVDGAEHSVPAGTSATFEAHVPHSYRNDGTEPVDLTMAVSIPPVRRDGN; from the coding sequence GTGTCTGACCTCGATCAGCTCACCCAGTCGCTCGCACGCAACCTCAAGCGCTGGCGGAGCGAGCGCGGCTTCACCCTCGACGCTCTGGCTGCCCGTGCCGGGGTCAGCCGCGGCATGATCATCCAGATCGAGCAGGCGCGTACGAACCCGAGCGTCGGCACCACCGTCAAACTCGCCGACGCACTCGGTGTGAGCATCACGACCCTTCTCGACTACGAGCAGGGGTCCCAGGTGCGCCTGGTGCCCGAAAGCCAGGCCGTGCGCATGTGGTCCACGGAGGCGGGCAGCTCGACCACGCTGCTGGTCGGCACGGAAGCACGAGGGCCCATCGAGCTCTGGTCCTGGCACCTGATGCCCGGCGAGGGAAGTGCCTCCGACCCGCACCCCGAGGGCACGGTGGAACTCCTCCACGTCAGCGCGGGCGAACTGACCCTGATCGTCGACGGTGCGGAGCACTCCGTGCCCGCCGGCACCTCCGCGACCTTCGAGGCGCACGTGCCGCACAGCTACCGCAACGACGGCACCGAGCCGGTCGACCTGACCATGGCGGTCTCCATCCCGCCGGTACGCCGGGACGGCAACTGA
- a CDS encoding acyltransferase produces MPKNRNTFSSVALWRRRVLSRAVHRGWAWVQESGAVTAQHPGRLRFGRIGAGTRLAFPQGTVFGEPWIELGDHCIIGEQVTLTAGMMPDLDLGSDPILTLGDGVVLGRGSHVIADTTVTIGSNTYCGPYVYITSTNHSYDDPHEPVGKQWPRMEPVAIGPGCWIGTGAVILPGARLGRNVVVAAGAVVRGEVPDHAVVAGAPARVVRSWDPENGWQPPLRTPAPVPIPEGVTSEQLLAVAHLEDTSRG; encoded by the coding sequence GTGCCGAAGAACAGAAACACGTTCTCGTCCGTGGCCCTCTGGCGGCGCCGCGTCCTTTCCCGCGCCGTCCACCGGGGCTGGGCCTGGGTGCAGGAGTCCGGCGCGGTCACCGCGCAGCACCCGGGGCGGCTGCGGTTCGGCCGCATCGGCGCCGGGACCCGGCTCGCCTTTCCGCAGGGCACCGTGTTCGGTGAGCCGTGGATCGAGCTCGGAGACCACTGCATCATCGGCGAGCAGGTGACGCTCACGGCCGGGATGATGCCCGATCTGGACCTGGGGTCCGATCCGATCCTGACCCTCGGCGACGGTGTGGTGCTCGGTCGCGGCAGCCATGTCATCGCCGACACGACGGTGACGATCGGCTCGAACACGTACTGCGGTCCGTACGTCTACATCACCTCCACCAACCACAGCTACGACGACCCCCACGAGCCCGTCGGGAAGCAGTGGCCCCGCATGGAACCCGTCGCGATCGGTCCCGGCTGCTGGATCGGCACCGGAGCGGTGATCCTTCCGGGGGCCAGGCTCGGGCGCAACGTGGTGGTCGCCGCCGGAGCCGTCGTACGGGGAGAGGTCCCCGACCACGCGGTCGTGGCGGGAGCGCCCGCCCGGGTGGTACGGAGCTGGGACCCCGAGAACGGCTGGCAGCCGCCGCTGCGCACGCCCGCACCGGTGCCGATCCCGGAAGGCGTCACGTCCGAACAGCTGCTGGCGGTGGCGCATCTCGAGGACACTTCCCGCGGCTGA